The sequence TGTTCAAAATTTTATGGCCATACCAGTTGTAAAAGGTTTGAAAACTGAGTCTGAAAGATTTGCAGGAGCGGAAGAAACGTATTGTATTGAAGCTTTAATGCAAGATGGAAAAGCGTTACAAGCAGGAACTTCACATTTCTTAGGTCAAAATTTCGCAAAAGCATTTGATGTGAAATTTGCAAATCAAGAAGGGAAGCAAGAGTATGTCTGGGGGACTTCTTGGGGGGTTTCTACACGCTTGATGGGAGCATTGGTAATGACGCATTCAGATGATAATGGATTGGTCTTGCCTCCAAATTTAGCACCTATACAGGTTGTAGTGGTTCCTATTCATAAAACAGACGAGCAATTAGAAGCGATATCCAATCAAGTGAATGAATTGGTAGTTAAATTAAGAAATCTAGGTGTCTCTGTCAAGTATGATGATAGAACAACCCATAAGCCTGGGTTTAAATTTGCAGAATGGGAATTGAAGGGTGTGCCCTTAAGGATAGCAATTGGTCCTAAAGATTTAGAAAATGGAACTTATGAAGTTGCTAGAAGAGATATTTTGTCAAAAGAAGTCGTTTCTAAAGAAGGAATTGAAATTTTTATTAAAAATAAACTAGATCAAATCCAAGAAGAATTATTTACTAAGGCAGTAGATTATAGAACAAATCATACTACGGAAGTGAATGATTTTGAAGAATTTAAGTCTGTTTTGGAGTCGAAAGGTGGCTTTGTTTCAGCACATTGGGACGGTACAATTGAAACGGAAGAAAATATAAAAAACCTTACAAAAGCGACTATTAGATGTATTCCTTTGGATAGAGTAGAAGAGACGGGAAGCTGTGTGTTTACTGGGAATCCTTCGGTAGGGAGGGTGCTTTTTGCAAAGGCTTATTAAAAAAAAACAAAAAAAGTTTGTCCAACTATTGCAAGAATAATAAATAGATGTATCTTTGCACCGCATTAGAGAAATAACGATATGCATTTAGTGAAACAAATGGTCCGTTCGTCTAGGGGTTAGGACGCATGGTTTTCATCCATGTAACACGGGTTCGATTCCCGTACGGACTACTACATTTCCTCCGGCCCGTTCGTCTATCGGTTAGGACGCATGGTTTTCATCCATGTAAGAGGGGTTCGATTCCCCTACGGGCTACTAAATAGATATTTCTCACGGCCCGTTCGTCTATCGGTTAGGACGCATGGTTTTCATCCATGTAAGAGGGGTTCGATTCCCCTACGGGCTACAAAGTTTTATAAGATTAAAGTTCAGTGTCTCGAATTTTAATTTTATTAGTTAAAACCAAAGTGATTGTTCGATGCAATTGTGGGAGGTTTTTCTTTTTTAACTAGTAGTTTATAATAATTATTAAAATTAAAAAGAAACAATAAAATGGCAAATCATAAGTCGGCTTTAAAAAGAATTAGAAGCAACGAAAAGAAAAGAGTGTTAAATAAATATCA is a genomic window of Flavobacterium jumunjinense containing:
- the proS gene encoding proline--tRNA ligase, giving the protein MSKNLTKREEDYSKWYNELVVKADLAENSGVRGCMVIKPYGYAIWEKMQAELDKKFKETGHSNAYFPLFVPKSMFEAEEKNAEGFAKECAIVTHYRLMNDPDNKGKLIVDPKAKLEEELIVRPTSEAIIWSTYKGWVQSYRDLPLLINQWANVVRWEMRTRLFLRTAEFLWQEGHTAHATKIEAIEESEKMMNVYADFVQNFMAIPVVKGLKTESERFAGAEETYCIEALMQDGKALQAGTSHFLGQNFAKAFDVKFANQEGKQEYVWGTSWGVSTRLMGALVMTHSDDNGLVLPPNLAPIQVVVVPIHKTDEQLEAISNQVNELVVKLRNLGVSVKYDDRTTHKPGFKFAEWELKGVPLRIAIGPKDLENGTYEVARRDILSKEVVSKEGIEIFIKNKLDQIQEELFTKAVDYRTNHTTEVNDFEEFKSVLESKGGFVSAHWDGTIETEENIKNLTKATIRCIPLDRVEETGSCVFTGNPSVGRVLFAKAY